In bacterium, a single window of DNA contains:
- a CDS encoding flavodoxin family protein, translating to MAKKIVAIEGSYRRGCITEQMVDAILAAAAKRGAETEKIVLLDKRIEFCKNCRTCTQDKNDIKRGRCVIQDDMQGILDSIDAADAIVLAAPVNFSNTTAIMKRFIERLICYTYWPWGKMIPVNRTKDSGKKALLFTSSGAPAIINRIIMPAPLKALKIASDVMGVRNKKTIYMGRAGEVQGQTLTAGQLKDAAFSAAWLLD from the coding sequence ATGGCAAAGAAAATCGTGGCGATCGAGGGGAGCTACAGGAGGGGATGCATAACCGAGCAGATGGTGGACGCGATCCTCGCTGCGGCTGCAAAGCGCGGGGCAGAGACGGAAAAGATCGTGCTGCTAGATAAGAGGATCGAGTTCTGCAAGAACTGCCGCACGTGCACGCAGGATAAAAACGACATCAAGCGCGGCAGGTGCGTGATCCAGGACGACATGCAGGGGATACTCGACAGCATCGACGCTGCGGACGCCATCGTGCTCGCCGCGCCCGTCAACTTCAGCAACACCACAGCCATCATGAAGCGCTTCATCGAGCGCCTGATCTGCTACACATACTGGCCCTGGGGCAAGATGATACCCGTCAACCGCACGAAGGACAGCGGGAAGAAGGCGCTGCTCTTCACCTCCAGCGGCGCGCCCGCGATCATCAACCGCATCATCATGCCGGCCCCTCTCAAGGCGCTGAAGATCGCATCCGACGTGATGGGCGTGCGAAACAAGAAGACCATCTACATGGGCCGCGCAGGCGAGGTGCAGGGCCAGACGCTCACCGCAGGTCAGCTCAAAGACGCCGCCTTCTCCGCCGCATGGTTGCTCGATTGA